The DNA window AGGGCGTTTGGGACAATCGGACCCGACGGTTCCTCGCTCTGAAGGCGAACAAAGACCTGAACGAGAAGGACTTTCAGGAGAAGGAGAGCGTCGTCTTCTCGCCACTGCCATGTTGGCAAGACCTGGAGCCCGTGGCATACCTGAATCGGATCAGGGACTTGGTGCAAGGCATCATCGAAGAAACGACGGTGCTGCACGCCAGACGAGGCACCCAACCTCTGGGAGCCGAAAGCATCCGCCGCCAACAGCCCCACAACCACCCCAATCGACCGGCCCGATCGCCTGCTCCGCTGTTTCATGGCATCGCGAAGGCCGTCAGAAGGGCGTTTATCGACGCCTACAGGGAATTTGTGGAGGCCTACGGAGCGGCGGCCGAAAAGCTCAGACAGGGAGAGCAGGGAGTGACCTTCCCTGAAGGCTGCTTTCCTCCAAGATTGCCCTTTGTGCCTCCTTTGAGGCCTGGATAGAGCGAGCCTTCAGTTGGCAGCGCTCCACAGATCCACCCGATTGTCGCGATCCATGACTCGACCCGTTACAGGTCCACCCACCCGCGACCGATCTAAGGCCGAATCAGCGTCGATCTCTCCCCAGATCCGCCAGAAAGTCCGACTCATCACCTGTCCGACCGCTACCTTTTATAAATTCTCAAGAAAACGAGCAAACAACCTTCAATACTTCGACATTCGGGTGGAACCTAGAATTGGAGTCATCGGCTCTTGCCTGCCGCTTTCGCTGCCTGCCCGACGCCTGCTTCACATTCCGAAATACCAGAGCAAGTCTCCAATGACTGAGACCCCCCCAAGACCCTCTACCAACAAGAGCCACAGGGAGTTTCCACAGTGGCTCCGCAGCTCAAAAGACCTTCACAGTCTATGCAGCACCAGCCCCTAGCTAAGGCTCTCCTGATGGTTTCACTCTTGACATCGCCTACGGGTAGCGGCTCAGTCAGGAGGTCTTTTTCTTGATCTCCTGACAGTGGCACCGACTTGTGGAAAGTCTCGACTGCCCACTTCCGAATTTCTGACGGCTGATCCCCTGCCTCTGGCTCAGTCCTTAGCACCTCAACAGCCAGTTCAAACTGCCGGTGCTCAAGCGACTGCTGCTTCGACGAGGAATCCCAGAAAAGAGCCACCAGAGCCAACACGACGGGAATCGCAATCGCACCGCAAATCTTCGCGACAATTTAGGCCTTGTCCCAGGCATCTTTCTCCGTGCTCGGCATACCAACTCCTTGAGAACACAACACGCCCTCTCTTCTTACTGCTGCACAGATGTTCTTGGAGTCGTCCAAAGTACCAAAGTACTCAAGCGGCACCAATTCGCTACCGGCCTTCAGCCCAACGACCCCAACCACTCCTTGATCCCCCGATCCAGCGCATGGCGATTTCGGTGGCGGGTGAGGGCGTCTTGGACCAGGCGGTCGACGAGTTCGGGTATCGGCACCCCAGTGAGGTCCCACAGGCGGGGGTACATGGAGATCTTGGTGAAGCCGGGGAGGGTGTTGATTTCGTTGACCCACACCTGGTCGCCGTCTTCGCCTTCGGCCAGGAAGAAGTCCACCCGCGCCATGCCGGTGCCGCCGAGGGCTTGGAAGGCACGGATGGCGAGGGCGCGGAGGCGGTGGGAGGTTTCTTCCGGCAGGGGGGCCGGGGCGAGGAGGCGGGCGGTGTCTTCTAGGTACTTGTCCTCGTAGTCGTAGAACTCGCGACCGGGCTCGATCTCGCCGAGGACGGAGGCCTGGAGGGACGGGTAGCCGAGGACGGCGCACTCGATCTCCCGGCCGGTGACGCCGCGTTCGACGATGACTTCGTCGTCGAAGCCGAGGGCGAAGGCGAGGGCGTCTTCGAGTTCCGCCGCCGCGGTGACCTTGCGGATGCCGACGCTCGATCCGCCCACCGAGGGCTTGACGAACCACGGTGCGGGCAACCGCTGGGCCCGCTCGGCGGCGGCGGCGAAGTCTTCGCCGGCGGCCACGGACTCGAAGTCCACCACCGGCACGCCGGCGGAGGCCAGCAGCCGCTTGCAGAGGAGTTTGTCCATCGCCACGGCGCTCGCCGCGACATCCGCTCCGGCGTAAGGCAGGTCGAGCATTTCGCACAGGCCCTGCAAGGTGCCGTCTTCTCCCCAGGTGCCGTGGACGATGGGAAAGATCACTTCCGGCGCCGCGTCCAGGAGGTGCCGGAGGCTCGCCGGGACGCTTTCGTCTTCAGCCGCCATCACCACGTCGGTGGCGCCGTCGAGGGCCGCTTGGCCCGCCGCCGGGGCGACCCAGCGGCCGTCTTCGGCGATGCCTAGGGCTACCACCTGGTGGCCGGCCTCGGTGAGGCCCGCCGCCACGGTGCGGGCGGAGACCACCGACACCCGGTGCTCGACGCTCCGTCCTCCGAATACCAGTCCGACCTTCGCCATGTTCGATCTCCCTCCGGATGTTCGGGTGGCACCCTACTCAGATGTTCGGGTGGCACCCTACTCAGCAGCTGGAAGCTACGGCTGGAATCGGGCGCCGCCGTGGCGACTTGAAGGCGTTCTATGAATCCAGGTCGATGCGCTGGACGTTCTGCACCTGCGGTTCCGCCGAGATGCGCTCGACCAGCGAGTCCGGCACGTCCGCATCCACTCGCAGCACTGCCAGGGCTTCACCGCGCTCGCGGTCGCGGGCCAGGTGGATGTCCGCGATGTTGATGCCGCCTTCGCCGAGCAGGGTGCCGAGGCGCCCGACGACTCCGGGGACGTCGTCGTTGCGCACCACCAGAAGGCGGCGCGAGGGCTGGAATTCCAGCCGGTGGCCGTCGAACAGCACCACCCGCGAGCCGCCATCGCCGAACAGGGTGCCGGCCACCCGGTGAGCGCCGTCGGCGCCGGTCGCCTCGACCTCCACCAGCAGCGGGTACCCCATCGCCCCGGTGTGGACGGACTGCACCAACTCGATGCCCCGGGAGGCGGCGATGCGCTCGGCGTTGACGTAGTTGACGGCGGTGCCGAGGAGCGGGGTGAGCGCCCCTTTGAGAACCGCCACGGCGACCGGGGTGCGCAGGTTGTTGTCCAGGCCCCAGTAGCGCACTTCGAGGCGCTCCAAGCCCTTGTGCACCAGCGAACCGACCAGCCGTCCGAGCTTTTCGCCAAGGGCCAGGTAAGGCTCGCCGCGGGTGCCGGTGGAGGCGAAGGGCAGGTTGACGGCGGAGACCGCCAGGGAGCCGCCGAGGGACTCGAGCACCATGTGCGCCGTCTGGGTGGAGATGCGCTCCTGGGCCTCGCGGGTCTGGGCGCCGATGTGCGGCGTGACCACCACCTTGGGGTGCTTCACCAGCTCCGGGTAGTCGATCGGCTCCTGGCTGAACACGTCGAGGGCGGCGCCGGCCAGGCGGCCATCGTCGAGGGCCGCCAGCAGGGCTTTTTCGTCCACCGTGCCGCCGCGGCCGCAGTTGATCAACAGCGCTCCGGCCTTCATCTGGGCGATGCGCTCGGCGTTGAGCAGGTTTTTGGTGTCGTCCGTCAAGGGGGTATGCAGGGTGATCACGTCGGCGGCGGCGAGCAGTTCTTCGAGGGGCAAGAGATCGACCCCCAGCCGCTTGGCCGCCTCTTCGCCGAGGAAGGGATCGTAAGCCACGACTTCCATCTCGAAGGCGCGGGCGCGGGCCGCCACCTGCTGGCCGATGCGACCGAAGCCAATCACCCCCAGGGTCTTGCCGTGGAGTTCCATGCCGACGAACTTCTTGCGCTCCCAGGCGCCGGTGCGGAGCGACGCGCAGGCCGAGGGCACTTTGCGGGCCAGCGACAGCAGCAGCGCGAGGGTGTGCTCGGTGGCGGACAGGACGTTGGCGGTGGGCGCGTTGACCACCAGGATGCCGCGCTCGGTGGCGGCCTTGACGTCGACGTTGTCGACGCCGATGCCGGCGCGGCCCACCACCTTGAGGCGCTTGCCGACGTCGAGCAGCTCGGCGGTGACCGTGGTCCCGCTACGCACGACCAGGGCATCGAAGTCCGGCAGCAGTTCCGGCAGCTTGTCGCGCTCGTCCGCCTCCAGCAGGCGGACTTCGGCGCCGGAATCGCGCAAGATGGCGATGCCGATGGGATTCAAAGGGTCGGAGATCAGGATTCGGTACACGGTATGGTCCTCGGAATATTCGTCGAAGTATGGGTCGTCTGGGAGGCTGGGCGTCAGCCCGCCGCTAGGATGTCCTCAATGGCCGCCCGCAGGGGATCGAGATCCGACTCGCGCACCTCGCCCATGTGGCCAATTCGAAACGTCGTGTCCTTCCAATCGCCATAGCCTCCGGCGACGGTCCAGCCGCCAGCGGCCAGCCGTTGCCGCAGCGTCGCCGGCTCCCGGCCGGCCGGCGGTCGGAGGCAGGTGACCGTCCAGGAGCGGGCTCCGGCCTCGGCCGCCACCTCGAACCCGCTCTCCTCGGCCCAGCGAACGGTCCCCTCGGACGTCCGCCGATGGCGCTGCCAGCGCGCCTCCAGGCCCTCGTGGCGGATGCGCTGTAGCTGGTGCGCCAGGGCGTGGACCTGCGCCATGGCGGCGGTGGTGATGGTGCCGCCGCGGCTGGTGCCGTCGCCCCGCTGTTTCTCGACGTAGCGTACGAGATCGGTGTAAAAGCCGCGGCCGTTCATTCGCCGCGAGCGCTCCAGGGCGCGCCGGGACACGGCCGTCGGCGCCAGGCCGGGAGGCGTCGCCAGGGCCTTCTGGGACGCCGTCACCGCCACGTCCAGACCCCAGGCGTCGAATTCCACCGGCGCCCCGGCGAGGGATGAAACGGTGTCCACCAGGACCAGGGCGTCGCTCTCCTCACGGATGACCTGAGCGAGCTCCGGCAGCGGGTGCATCACCGCCGTCGAGGTCTCGTTGTGGACCAGGGCCACCGCATCGTATCGGTCGCCGGCCCCGCCACGGCGGAGCGCCTGGCGCAGAAGATCCGGATCGACCGCCTGCCCCCAGGGGACGGATACTTGATCCGCCTCCTTGCCGAGAGAGCGGGAAATCGCCAACCAGCGCTCCGAAAAGGCACCGGCGGTCAGGTGGAGCACTCGCCGCTCGACGGTGGACGCGATGGCGCTTTGCATCATCAGGGTGGCGCTGCCGGTGGCCACCACCACGTCGCCGGAGGTGCGAAATACCTCTTTGAGGCCCGCCACCACCGCGTCCAGCACATCCAGAAACTCCGGCGACCGGTGGGCCACGACGGGCTCAGTCATCGCCCGGCGGGAGGCTTCCGGCACGTAGGCCGGGCCGGGCAGAAAGAAGCGGATGGGCTCGACGGGGGTCATCGGGGGCTTGGCGCGATCCAGCGGCGGGAGATGTCAGCGGACGGCGGTGATCGGGAACTGGCGAAACCGTGCGGAATTTTCACATGCCGCAATGCGGCGGTCAATCATTCCTCCGATCCCCACGGACGCGGCCGGGAGAGGCGCCCGATGAGCTCTTCCGCGCTCCCCTCGAAGATCCGGCCGGCGGCCGACCGCACTCGCCAGCGGCCCTCCGGTAGCGCCTCCAGCCGGTCTTGGACCCGCCCCTCGGCACCGCGCACCAGCACCGCCGCGCAGCCGCGAAAGTGCTCCCGCAGGAGATCTTCCAGCACCGCCGGCCCCTTGCGCGCCTTGACCACCACGGTGCGCTGCTCGGCGACATCCACCGCCCGCACGGCGCCGGCCTGGGCCGCCTCTTCAAGACCCAGAGGAATCGATCCAGCACCTCGGTAGTCGAGCCAACCGCAGCGCAGACCTCGGCCGGCGAGGGCAGCGAACCACGGGCGGAACGTCTCCGCACCCTCCCCGTCCGCCACGGCCAAGAGGTGGATCCGCTTCACGCCGGCAGATCTCCCGGCCCGCCAGGGCCGTCGTAGAGCAGGATTTCGCGGCGCTCTGCGGCGAAGGACGCCTCGTATTCCGTCCAGCTCGCGATCCAGCGGTCGAATGCCTCGCGGTCGCCCTCATCCATCGCCCGGCGACAGTGCTCGCCGCCGGTGAGGAGGTCGATCGCCGGCCGGTCGGCGACGAACTCATACGGCGCTTCGCGCCAGCGAAAGTCCATCGGCGAGGAGTCGCGGCAGGCGAAGAGGATCTCGACGCCGGTGCGCAAGGGGTGGAAGCTCTCGAAGTCGGTCACCAGGAGCTGGACCCCGCCGCACTCGGTGCCGGAGTGTTTCTGAAACTGCGGCCGGAAGTAGAGGGGCAGAAAGGTCACCCCCGGCAGCTCGCGGGCCGCCAAGCGCTCAGCGAGGCCCACCGGATCGAGCCAGGGGGCTCCGATCCACTCGAAGGGCCGCGCGGTGCCCCGCCCCTCGGAAAGTTCCGTCGCTTCGACCAGACAGGTGCCCGGATAGACCAGGGCGGCGCCGAGGGACGGCATGTTGGGGGACGGCGACACCCACGGTCGGCCCCCTATGCCGGGCGCCCCCAAACCGGGCCACAAGGCATCGCGCTGCCAGCCCTCGACGGGCCACACCCGGCACCGGGCGAGACCGGATTCCGGCCGGCGCAGGCCCTCCAGCCGGGCCAGCTCGCCCAAGGTGCAGCCGTGGCGAACGGGCGTCCGGAAGGCGCTGACGAAGCTGTCGTAGCCCGCCTCCACCGGCGGCCCTTCGAGCACCGCACCGCCCAGGGGGTTGGGGCGGTCGAGAATCCACACCTCGCAGCCGGCGGAGAAGGCCGCCTCCGCCGCCCACAGGGCCGAGGCGACATAGGTGTAGTAGCGGCTACCGACGTCCTGCAGGTCGATCAGCAGCAGATCCAGCCCGGCGAAGGTTTCCGGATCCGGCCGCAAGGAGTCCTCGTCGGAACCGTAGAGGGACACCACTTCGATGCCGGTCCAGGGCTCTCGGCCGCCCGCGGCCGGGATCATGTCCTGCTCGATGCCGTGGTAGCCGTGCTCTGGCCCGAGGAGCAGTGTCGGCGGCGTGCCGGTGGCGACCAGGGCGAGATGACCGGGCCGGCCG is part of the Acidobacteriota bacterium genome and encodes:
- a CDS encoding DUF1343 domain-containing protein → MILTGLDRLLLDARELAGRRYAFLGHGASVTADGRPGHLALVATGTPPTLLLGPEHGYHGIEQDMIPAAGGREPWTGIEVVSLYGSDEDSLRPDPETFAGLDLLLIDLQDVGSRYYTYVASALWAAEAAFSAGCEVWILDRPNPLGGAVLEGPPVEAGYDSFVSAFRTPVRHGCTLGELARLEGLRRPESGLARCRVWPVEGWQRDALWPGLGAPGIGGRPWVSPSPNMPSLGAALVYPGTCLVEATELSEGRGTARPFEWIGAPWLDPVGLAERLAARELPGVTFLPLYFRPQFQKHSGTECGGVQLLVTDFESFHPLRTGVEILFACRDSSPMDFRWREAPYEFVADRPAIDLLTGGEHCRRAMDEGDREAFDRWIASWTEYEASFAAERREILLYDGPGGPGDLPA
- the serA gene encoding phosphoglycerate dehydrogenase, with product MYRILISDPLNPIGIAILRDSGAEVRLLEADERDKLPELLPDFDALVVRSGTTVTAELLDVGKRLKVVGRAGIGVDNVDVKAATERGILVVNAPTANVLSATEHTLALLLSLARKVPSACASLRTGAWERKKFVGMELHGKTLGVIGFGRIGQQVAARARAFEMEVVAYDPFLGEEAAKRLGVDLLPLEELLAAADVITLHTPLTDDTKNLLNAERIAQMKAGALLINCGRGGTVDEKALLAALDDGRLAGAALDVFSQEPIDYPELVKHPKVVVTPHIGAQTREAQERISTQTAHMVLESLGGSLAVSAVNLPFASTGTRGEPYLALGEKLGRLVGSLVHKGLERLEVRYWGLDNNLRTPVAVAVLKGALTPLLGTAVNYVNAERIAASRGIELVQSVHTGAMGYPLLVEVEATGADGAHRVAGTLFGDGGSRVVLFDGHRLEFQPSRRLLVVRNDDVPGVVGRLGTLLGEGGINIADIHLARDRERGEALAVLRVDADVPDSLVERISAEPQVQNVQRIDLDS
- a CDS encoding D-alanine--D-alanine ligase family protein, coding for MAKVGLVFGGRSVEHRVSVVSARTVAAGLTEAGHQVVALGIAEDGRWVAPAAGQAALDGATDVVMAAEDESVPASLRHLLDAAPEVIFPIVHGTWGEDGTLQGLCEMLDLPYAGADVAASAVAMDKLLCKRLLASAGVPVVDFESVAAGEDFAAAAERAQRLPAPWFVKPSVGGSSVGIRKVTAAAELEDALAFALGFDDEVIVERGVTGREIECAVLGYPSLQASVLGEIEPGREFYDYEDKYLEDTARLLAPAPLPEETSHRLRALAIRAFQALGGTGMARVDFFLAEGEDGDQVWVNEINTLPGFTKISMYPRLWDLTGVPIPELVDRLVQDALTRHRNRHALDRGIKEWLGSLG
- a CDS encoding alanine--glyoxylate aminotransferase family protein is translated as MTPVEPIRFFLPGPAYVPEASRRAMTEPVVAHRSPEFLDVLDAVVAGLKEVFRTSGDVVVATGSATLMMQSAIASTVERRVLHLTAGAFSERWLAISRSLGKEADQVSVPWGQAVDPDLLRQALRRGGAGDRYDAVALVHNETSTAVMHPLPELAQVIREESDALVLVDTVSSLAGAPVEFDAWGLDVAVTASQKALATPPGLAPTAVSRRALERSRRMNGRGFYTDLVRYVEKQRGDGTSRGGTITTAAMAQVHALAHQLQRIRHEGLEARWQRHRRTSEGTVRWAEESGFEVAAEAGARSWTVTCLRPPAGREPATLRQRLAAGGWTVAGGYGDWKDTTFRIGHMGEVRESDLDPLRAAIEDILAAG